A part of Polyangiaceae bacterium genomic DNA contains:
- a CDS encoding alpha/beta hydrolase, with amino-acid sequence MQLASTLLGPSSASRCIVLLHGILGSGGNLRGLGRRLVEQLPGTRVVLFDLRGHGDSADYARSKGGPHTVRTCVEDVDSALRNLRLHADVVIGHSFGGKVALMYAEMFPQGLRQSWALDSTPGIKRDAGGGEVGRVYETLRALATPFSSREAMLQAMESRGIATGIARWMTTNLKREGDVYEWAFDLDVVGELLEDYFQQDMWPWLEARRGTPDIHLLRALNSDRFSQQDTERALALPKAARVTLHDLPNSGHWVHADNPEGLLEILTSELAHG; translated from the coding sequence ATGCAGCTCGCTTCCACGCTCCTTGGCCCATCCAGCGCCTCACGCTGCATCGTCCTGCTGCATGGCATCCTCGGCTCCGGGGGAAACCTGCGAGGCCTGGGTCGCCGACTCGTCGAGCAGCTGCCGGGCACGCGTGTTGTCCTGTTCGATCTGCGCGGGCACGGTGACTCAGCGGACTACGCGAGAAGCAAGGGTGGACCGCACACCGTGCGTACTTGCGTGGAAGACGTCGACTCTGCGCTGCGGAATCTACGCCTGCACGCGGACGTTGTGATTGGCCACTCATTCGGTGGCAAAGTCGCATTGATGTACGCCGAAATGTTTCCGCAGGGTTTGAGACAATCCTGGGCACTCGACTCCACCCCCGGTATCAAACGCGACGCAGGAGGGGGCGAGGTCGGGCGAGTCTACGAAACGCTCCGCGCGTTAGCTACGCCTTTCTCGAGCCGAGAGGCCATGCTACAAGCCATGGAGAGCCGCGGCATCGCCACGGGGATCGCGCGCTGGATGACCACGAACCTCAAGCGCGAGGGTGACGTCTACGAGTGGGCATTCGATCTAGACGTAGTGGGCGAACTGCTCGAAGATTATTTCCAGCAGGATATGTGGCCATGGCTCGAAGCGCGCAGAGGCACACCGGACATCCACCTCCTGCGCGCGCTAAACAGCGACCGCTTCAGCCAACAGGACACGGAGCGAGCGCTAGCTCTGCCGAAGGCTGCAAGAGTCACACTCCACGACTTGCCCAACTCCGGTCACTGGGTCCACGCTGACAACCCCGAAGGCCTACTCGAGATCCTCACTAGTGAGCTCGCTCACGGCTAA